From the Acidobacteriota bacterium genome, the window GGCTCTTTACCCATTCGAGGAGGGCGAAACCGTCCATCCGGGGCATCATCACATCGGAGATGATGAGATCAGGAACCTCCTTTTCCAATATCTCCTTCGCCTCGAGCCCATCATTGGCTACTAGAAGCTTATGCCCTAATTTCTTTAAGTTGTAGGTGATGAGCCGTACCATATGGGGCTCATCCTCAACTATCAGTATTTTTTTTGCCATTTTTCCGCCTTGGTTTTAATGGACTTGGTTGGTTTTATCGGTCTTACCGGTCTCACCGGTTTAAATCTGCGGTTGATGACTGGTTTTATGGGCTTTGGTTTAGGCTTGATAGGTTTCGGCTTGATTTTAATTGGTGGCAGGGGACGAGGTTTCTTTTCCACTACCGGTACCGATTTTTTGACCTTGACCCGGATGTCGTCGAAGTAGACATGGGAATTTCCCCAGGTCCTTAACCCTATCATCCCGTTGGTGTAGCTTTCATCCCTCCCCGTAAGCACCAGTTTTCCATCCACATAGGCTTTGAAGGTGTCCCCCTTAACCTCCAGTTTGATCTCCCTCATCGTGTTATACCAGTCGAAGTCCGAGCCGAAGACCTTGTTCTTAAGCACCCGGGCGAACGGTGCCCGTTCCCGTCCGTTCACTATCTTTCGGAAGAGGAAAGATCCTCCCCGTCTCCGGTCGTAGTAAGGGTCGTATTGAAAGATGTAGGCGTTGGCTCTTTTCACATCCGTCGCCCGGAAGTAAACGCCGTAACCCCAGCCCTTGGTCAATTTCGCCTTGAGTATCACCGTGTAATCGCTCCATTTCGCCTCCCCGCTAAAGCTTCGGTGTTCTCCAACCGAGCCCTTGTCGCGCCCTGCGGAGTACATCCCGTCTTCCACCTTCCAGAACCTTCCTCGGACTACCTGCCAGTTCTTCGCCTTTCCATCGTCGAAGGTGGCGAGGAAATCGTATTTTTCCGGGGGAACAGGGGAGGCTTTTCCTATGGTGTGGTCCCAGCGAACGGGACGGGGAAAATCGTGGAGAAACGGCATCCCATTGCTTTTTAAGGCGGTAATCCTGTCGGTGAGACAGGCTACGGTGTAGCCATCGGTCTCGTAATCACAACCCTCAGTCTCTCCTCTGCCATCAGCGGGGCAGTCGAAGGCGCTTTTGGATACATAGGGGGTGAGATCACGGGAGGGATCGCCAAGTGCTTTGCCGTCCATAGTGAGCATAACCTCGCCATCGCCGAAACCGAGGTCTTGGCTCACGAACGAGGTGTTATGATCCACCTCCCACCGGGTGATCGCCTCCCGGATCAGCCGTTGGTTGTTCAGGTCTATTGCCCGATGGGTGAGGTCGAGTGCTGCCTGGATGGAGGGGAAGGCTAAGGTGGTGAGGATGCCGATTATCGCCACCGCCACCAAAGCCTCGATAAGGGTAAACCCGGAATCCTTCCTGTTTCCATCATTCTCCCCCCTCCTTTCCAACGCTCGAAGTCCAAGCAACACTAAGTAGAAAATTCCCAAGCACCCGAAGGCGTAGCGATTAAATGAGAGATATACTCCTATAACCATTGGGGCAAGAAACGGGAATATCCAAAAGTCGGGGTCATCTTGCACAGTGCAAGACACGGCACATCCCCATATAAACGAAAGAAAGAAAAACACGAAGGCTTGGACGATTATCATCGGTTCATTCCTCCTCAGATTTAAGGAAGGGACCTCCCTTTTCGGTAAAATAGAGTCCCTCCAATCCGTGTGCCGCCGGATCGGGGCAGGAGAGGATGAACCCCTTTCCATCGGAGGTGAGTCGATAGATGAATGGTTTGTCGGATACAGGGCATAGGGGAATTTTTCGAAACTCAGGTGAGATGAGCTCGGAGAGTTGTTCTGGATAGCGTCCTTCGTGCTTCTTGGCATAAGCCTGAAGTTGTTTATAAACGGTGTTCATCGCAATGACACAGCGATCTATCCCCATCCGACTTATCATCTCGTCGGTGATCCTAACAGATGCATTCTTGTTTCGTGAATTCATATAGTATGCGGTGCTAATGGTGGTTACCTCTACCAAGGCGATTATGCAGGCTATCATCGCCACTTTTCTCACCCAAGCCCATTTCTTCCTTTCTTCGATCGCCTTCTCTTTTCTCTTTATCCGCTCCTGTTGGGTTTCTTCCTTTGTTGTGTAGTCGAGAGCGGCAAGCTTCACCGCACATTCGTAGCAGTAGATCTTATCCTCCCTGGTCTCGGCGACACATTCGCGGCAGATAGGTTTTCCACAAAGAGCGCAGCTACCCACCGCTTCCCTCTCTGGATGGTTGGCACACTTTTCCATCTCGCCTCCTGAGATGGTTTAAGCCCGGGGAATAATCCCCTCTATCTCCTCAATTGAGGTTAAGCCGTTTACCACCTTCTCCAGAGCGACATCCCACATAGTCCTTAGCCCCTGAGATATCGCCTGCTCCCGAATCTTCTTTACCGATGCCCCTTCGTAGATCAGCTCCCTTAGTTCGTCCGTTATCTCCATTACCTCGAATATCCCGATCCTCCCCTTATAACCGACTCCATTACAGGCGGAGCATCCCTTAGGTCGGAAAAAGATAACCTCCTCTTCTTCTTTCTTCTTATAGCCGATCCTGGTAAGGAGCTCGGGGGAAGGGGTATACTTCTTCTTGCATTGAGGACATAGCCTTCTCACCAGCCGTTGAGCGATGATGCACTCGACCACCTCCTTTATGTAGAACCGCTCGATTCCGATATCGAGAAGCCTGCCGATGGTCTCTGCGGTTCCCATCGTGTGGAGGGTGGAAAGGAGTAGATGCCCAGTTAGAGCTGCCTGTACCGCGACCTCTGCTGTCTCCCTATCCCTTATTTCGCCCACCAGTACTATGTCCGGATCCTGCCTCAGGATGGAGCGAAGGCCACGGGCGAAATCCAGGCCTACCTTGGGGTTTATCGGTATCTGGTTGACGATCTTCAGCCTGTATTCCACCGGGTCTTCCAGGGTGATGATCTTCTTGGTCATCGTGTTGAGCTCGTTCAAAATGGCGTAAAGGGTGGTCGTCTTTCCCGAGCCGGTGGGACCGGTTACCAAGATGAACCCTGCCGGCTTCTTTATATTCCGCTTGAGTCGCTCGTATTCCGGAGGATCGAGCCCCAGATCGTCGAGGGTGATCCTCGCCTTCGACTGGTCGAGAACCCGGAGTATCGCCGACTCCCCGTAGATGGTGGGGGTGGTCGCCACCCGGAAGTCTATGTCCCGTCCTTCATAACGGATGAAGAACCTTCCATCCTGGGGCACTCGGTGTTCCGTGATATCGAGGTTGGAGAGGATCTTTATCCTGGAAATGGCTGAAGCGCCGAGCTTCTTCGGGATGAGGTGTGCTTCCCTGAGATAGCCATCAACCCGGTAGCGGATTCTGGTAACCTCGCTCTCCATCTCTATATGGATGTCGGAGGCGTTTTGCTTTATCGCCTCGGTGAGGAGGAGGTTGACCAACTTTACCACCGGTGGGGCATCAACCGATTTGCTGATATCCTCTATTTTCTCTTCGGGCATTACTAAGTATTCGACGATCTCCTCTCCAGTGGAGGTGCTGATCACTGCGGGACCCGTCCTCTTACCGAAGAAGTGCTCGATCGCCATCTTTATATCCCGCTCGTCTGCAAGCACCGGTTCCAGGGAGTAGCCCGAGGCGAACTTGAGATGATCCAAGGAGAGGATATCAAAGGGATCACTGATGGCGATGGTCAGTATGTTCGCCACTACCAGGATGGGGATGGCTTTGTATCTCCTTGCTACCTTTGCTGGAATGAGCTT encodes:
- a CDS encoding response regulator, coding for MAKKILIVEDEPHMVRLITYNLKKLGHKLLVANDGLEAKEILEKEVPDLIISDVMMPRMDGFALLEWVKSQLRLAKVPFLILSSKGQMTDREKGDKVGADYYVTKPFDVNELVAKVKEILGET
- a CDS encoding DUF1080 domain-containing protein — translated: MIIVQAFVFFFLSFIWGCAVSCTVQDDPDFWIFPFLAPMVIGVYLSFNRYAFGCLGIFYLVLLGLRALERRGENDGNRKDSGFTLIEALVAVAIIGILTTLAFPSIQAALDLTHRAIDLNNQRLIREAITRWEVDHNTSFVSQDLGFGDGEVMLTMDGKALGDPSRDLTPYVSKSAFDCPADGRGETEGCDYETDGYTVACLTDRITALKSNGMPFLHDFPRPVRWDHTIGKASPVPPEKYDFLATFDDGKAKNWQVVRGRFWKVEDGMYSAGRDKGSVGEHRSFSGEAKWSDYTVILKAKLTKGWGYGVYFRATDVKRANAYIFQYDPYYDRRRGGSFLFRKIVNGRERAPFARVLKNKVFGSDFDWYNTMREIKLEVKGDTFKAYVDGKLVLTGRDESYTNGMIGLRTWGNSHVYFDDIRVKVKKSVPVVEKKPRPLPPIKIKPKPIKPKPKPIKPVINRRFKPVRPVRPIKPTKSIKTKAEKWQKKY
- the tadA gene encoding Flp pilus assembly complex ATPase component TadA → MPEKQAKKLGEILVERGVITEAELDKAIFLAEETGKKLIDILEEQGYAKREDVLKVISEVVEMPYIKLNIDLIDPNAVKLIPAKVARRYKAIPILVVANILTIAISDPFDILSLDHLKFASGYSLEPVLADERDIKMAIEHFFGKRTGPAVISTSTGEEIVEYLVMPEEKIEDISKSVDAPPVVKLVNLLLTEAIKQNASDIHIEMESEVTRIRYRVDGYLREAHLIPKKLGASAISRIKILSNLDITEHRVPQDGRFFIRYEGRDIDFRVATTPTIYGESAILRVLDQSKARITLDDLGLDPPEYERLKRNIKKPAGFILVTGPTGSGKTTTLYAILNELNTMTKKIITLEDPVEYRLKIVNQIPINPKVGLDFARGLRSILRQDPDIVLVGEIRDRETAEVAVQAALTGHLLLSTLHTMGTAETIGRLLDIGIERFYIKEVVECIIAQRLVRRLCPQCKKKYTPSPELLTRIGYKKKEEEEVIFFRPKGCSACNGVGYKGRIGIFEVMEITDELRELIYEGASVKKIREQAISQGLRTMWDVALEKVVNGLTSIEEIEGIIPRA